The genomic stretch tatatatatatatatatatatatatatatatcctttgTTGGAACTATTGCTCCTTTGATAATTCGAACGCATGACCCTGGGGTTGTAAGTTGGGGTGCTGACCATCTGAGCAACTTCCTCTTGTCGCCAACACCTAAGATAACAACTAAAGTTGATGCAAACTTGCTGAAAAGGTCTTCAATTTTTGTCAAATCCAAATGCTAGCAGCTTAAGCTCATGCTCAAAAACTTCCATTTCTTTGTCCTTCAAACAAACCCATGCGTCTATTCCACCACCATCTTTTGAATCCATCAAGAAAATAACATTTTTGTGACGTTCAATTGGACTAACCCACGAAGATTTTCCCCaaccaaaatcaatatcataaAATTGGTAACCACACCAGCTATTAAGGTATATATCTACCTCTCGACGCCTAAATGCTCTCGTGAGCTCCATGCTGTCGTAGGGAATGGCAAAAATTGCCTCATCTCGTTCTTGTTTATTCTTATATTTGAAACTCAGTTCTAATAAACCTTTTCTTATACAAGAGACCAAGGTAGGCAAATCACAACAGTCATTCTCACCTTTACGGGCTACGCTAACTGCAACAACATTTCCTACACAATGTTTTGGCATTGGAGGAACGAACCGCTTTCTCATGTTGACATTTTGAATCAAGTATGACGACCTTCTCCCAGTCGGCCCTGATGAAGTAGCGGCCATGACACATTTCCATATCACAGCTGAAACAACTTCAACGCGTGTTGGCACTGGCACTACATCGCTGATGGCTTTAGCCTTGAGCGATACAATAGTAGAAGCATCAAAGACAAAGATTTTACTAATATGTTGGTTATTATCACATGAGGAGATTTTTTGTGATTCAAGCAATGTAGGCAAAACTCGAGGATTAGGAGGTGGCAAGAATTTTGCAGCAGCAACAAATTCTGGAACTGCACATTTGGTGCCAACTCGAGTAGTGATTGCCCAGGCATCGATCAGGGCGCACGAGGAGGCACGATCAGCAATTTTGTGAGAAACACGCGTACTAATAGCCATGCTTCCACATTCAAAAATGGTGACTTGTACGAGTAATGGAACTGTACTATAGGACAATAATGAGTTGTCTTCGACAGTAGGAAGGAAATGTACATCCACATCTGGTTGTTTAAGAACGTCTTCCAACTGATAATTATGAGCAAAAGCCTCATAAAAAGGCACCCCATCGTCGTTGCATTCAATTGAGCTGTTCTTGATTCGACCAGCAAAAGGGTAAAAGCGAGCAAGTATTTCAGACAAAGATTTCTTCAAAAGAAGTAATCTTGATGAATTAGCTGCCCTAGCTTCGTCGCCACCATACAGAGGAGGAGGATAAAATAGAGCTAAGGGAACAGATGTAGGTGGTGCCATCTGATCTAAATAAGAGAATTCAAAGCATCTAAGGTGATTGGGAGTGGGAGAAAGAGGTCTAATGAACTCCATAGAAACTATTTCAATCTTTCTTTCCATTGCTAACTTTGGTTTAATTTCTGGCTTAGATCGCAGGCAATTATATATGCCACCattttgtttattctgtttatATAGTGATGTCACAAGTTTAAGTTGTGATTTCCATCTATTATCAACTTGTCATCGAGAGATGGGTACCATGTGAGCTTTAGGACTCGTTTGTTGCGAGGGATAATGGATATAATTAATTCCAGGAtaaaatttgagatgagtttatttTTGGTTGAGATAAAATTACGGTATAACTAATAATTCCGGAATTATAGTGTTATTTTTAGGGATATTATAACTTTTAGCCTGCGCCGAAAACTATTTACATCTGatagccgaaaaagtgtataaaatttatataattcttgtatataacatacagaatgtatatatacacaaaaaatatatataaaaaaattactccctccatttcatatTAGATagggtactttcctttttagtatgtttcaaaacaaatgacacatttctaaatttggaaacaattcaactttaaactttttcattttactcatttacccttaatgagaagcttttataaccacacaaatgtcatggccccacaaacctTTTACtcattaagcttttaagaccacaagtttccaAAAgaattcttcttttttcttaaattctgtaccgagtcaaactacctcatcaaatatgaaacggagggagtatacaTTTTTCCGGCTATATagtattatttttctttatttttatcctTATGAGAGGGTGGGATAACAACCATACTATCCCAACCAAACGATCCCTTACTTCTTAAATAGTATACTACTAGTATTTTTAGTAAGAAGTCAAACTGTATATCATGTGGAATGGGTTGTTAAAGTTTGCTTTTGAAGGAATTCGGCTGAATTTTCGCTCCAAAGTCGTGCTTATTACACTACAGAAAAATATTTcccatatttttttaaaagattgtTAACTAAGCGAATGAGGAAAAAAAACTATTGAAGTACAATGCAACTTTATATTAGTGCATGTTATTTTAAAGAGTCGTTACAACATTATCTGTTTTTTTCCCCTATTGGCACATTGAAAAATACTACGTTAACTATTTAAAATCGTTCATAAGCTTTACATGGATTTGTCACGAGTAAAAACTCCCCTTCTGTGATCACATCTTCTCGTACTAGGCAAATATAGAATTAAATTTTATGGATTTAAATTCACAATTCTACCACAACAACAATGATCCTGTGAAATCCCATTAGTAGGGTTTGggaaggatagtgtgtacgcaaatcTTACCCCTACTCCGAGGGATAGATAGGCTATCTCCAAAGACAAAAAGAAGACGAAAAAGGcaatatattagtaccatcaacAGAAATCATAGAACAAAGAATAGCATCACTAAAACTAGAAAATAGATGAAAAGCAAAATAATAGATAAAGCTTGGCACTAAGAGGTACGAAAGA from Nicotiana sylvestris chromosome 12, ASM39365v2, whole genome shotgun sequence encodes the following:
- the LOC104237779 gene encoding vinorine synthase-like, with the protein product MERKIEIVSMEFIRPLSPTPNHLRCFEFSYLDQMAPPTSVPLALFYPPPLYGGDEARAANSSRLLLLKKSLSEILARFYPFAGRIKNSSIECNDDGVPFYEAFAHNYQLEDVLKQPDVDVHFLPTVEDNSLLSYSTVPLLVQVTIFECGSMAISTRVSHKIADRASSCALIDAWAITTRVGTKCAVPEFVAAAKFLPPPNPRVLPTLLESQKISSCDNNQHISKIFVFDASTIVSLKAKAISDVVPVPTRVEVVSAVIWKCVMAATSSGPTGRRSSYLIQNVNMRKRFVPPMPKHCVGNVVAVSVARKGENDCCDLPTLVSCIRKGLLELSFKYKNKQERDEAIFAIPYDSMELTRAFRRREVDIYLNSWCGYQFYDIDFGWGKSSWVSPIERHKNVIFLMDSKDGGGIDAWVCLKDKEMEVFEHELKLLAFGFDKN